A stretch of Spirosoma oryzicola DNA encodes these proteins:
- a CDS encoding SusD/RagB family nutrient-binding outer membrane lipoprotein — protein MKKRFLYIPLIALMTSLSGCENGFDQLNTNPTAATALNPVFTFNNAIINASFPGGMLIFEEPIVQQMFTPNSGIVSGGNYNIDNRGSAGANAQLWQRYYRDNIRYLVDVIAKTKSDASRSNLYNMARLWKAYSFMVLTDSYGDIPYTEAGQGYLSSNVTPKYDTQESIYNDILKELTEATAALDATKPTEAGEIEFGGDITKWKRFGYSVMLRAGMRLSKINPTLAQSTVQKAVAGGVMQSNADNAAVRNNANYQNPVGTTLNSTEAANYYLTKTFVDYLKTNADPRLASIAVRYVGAKSGPEQTSARANRDPSVQIGMPLGYDNGTIPARATADGLSSFYDYSQLDRTRMGRFDVPTYLVTYAQTQLLLAEAAQRGWTTGNAADFYNAGITAHMKQLGDYDATSLVSDANIAAYLQKNPYVATRGLELINTQYWVASFLNGPEAFANFRRSGYPTLTPNPYPGKEIKGNFINRLSYPDAEISVNQAKVNEAISRQGPDNLDTRVWWDKQ, from the coding sequence ATGAAAAAAAGATTTTTGTATATACCTCTGATCGCCCTGATGACCAGCCTGAGCGGCTGCGAGAACGGGTTCGACCAGTTAAATACTAACCCGACGGCAGCAACGGCACTCAACCCGGTTTTTACGTTCAACAATGCCATCATCAACGCTTCGTTTCCGGGTGGCATGCTGATTTTCGAAGAACCAATTGTGCAACAGATGTTTACTCCCAACTCAGGCATCGTGTCGGGAGGTAATTACAACATCGATAACCGGGGATCGGCGGGTGCGAATGCCCAGCTTTGGCAGCGCTATTACCGCGATAACATCCGGTATCTGGTGGACGTGATTGCCAAAACCAAATCCGACGCGAGCCGGAGTAATCTCTACAACATGGCTCGTCTTTGGAAAGCCTACTCGTTTATGGTGCTGACCGATAGCTACGGCGACATTCCGTACACCGAGGCCGGACAGGGTTATCTGAGCAGTAACGTTACCCCTAAATACGACACGCAGGAAAGCATCTACAACGATATTTTGAAAGAGCTTACCGAAGCCACCGCAGCGCTCGACGCAACGAAACCGACCGAAGCCGGAGAGATTGAATTTGGTGGTGATATCACCAAATGGAAACGATTCGGCTATTCGGTGATGCTCCGGGCGGGTATGCGGTTGTCGAAAATCAACCCAACGCTGGCTCAGTCAACCGTTCAGAAAGCCGTGGCGGGTGGTGTTATGCAGTCGAATGCCGATAATGCCGCCGTCCGCAACAACGCGAATTACCAGAATCCCGTTGGAACGACACTCAACTCGACGGAAGCCGCCAACTATTACCTCACAAAAACGTTCGTCGATTATCTGAAGACGAACGCCGACCCTCGGCTGGCTTCCATCGCGGTTCGGTATGTCGGGGCGAAAAGCGGTCCTGAACAGACATCGGCCCGCGCAAATCGTGATCCGTCCGTGCAGATTGGTATGCCACTTGGCTACGATAACGGCACCATTCCGGCTCGGGCAACGGCAGATGGGCTTAGCAGTTTTTACGATTACTCGCAGTTGGACCGGACCCGGATGGGGCGCTTCGATGTACCTACGTATCTGGTAACCTACGCGCAAACGCAACTGCTCCTGGCCGAAGCCGCCCAGCGTGGCTGGACAACGGGTAATGCCGCCGATTTTTACAATGCGGGGATAACGGCGCACATGAAGCAACTGGGCGATTACGACGCTACGTCACTGGTTTCGGACGCCAACATTGCGGCTTATCTGCAAAAGAATCCATACGTAGCGACTCGTGGGCTCGAACTCATCAACACGCAGTACTGGGTTGCTTCGTTCCTGAACGGTCCCGAAGCGTTTGCCAACTTCCGTCGCAGTGGTTATCCAACGCTGACGCCAAATCCGTATCCGGGTAAGGAGATCAAGGGGAACTTCATTAATCGCTTGAGCTACCCCGATGCTGAGATTTCGGTCAACCAGGCAAAGGTCAACGAAGCCATTTCGCGGCAGGGGCCTGACAATCTGGACACGCGCGTTTGGTGGGACAAACAGTAA
- a CDS encoding c-type cytochrome: MKKLFVTLLAAASLTAVQAQESPKEEDYFKILKVTAPEGTLLEVGGLTVLPDGSLGVATRRGDIWIVENPTSRKPYFRKFASGLHEVLGLTSRDGALYCAQRGELTKLVDTNKDGKADVFETVYAWPLSGHYHEYSFGPKIAPDGSFFVTGNVAFGDEEWWRGESRVPWRGWTMNITENGTMQPWATGMRSPCGLGIYDGQLFYADNQGDWMGSGGIVHVKKGGFVGHPAGLRWSNQPNSPVKLTPEQFYAKIDERRRRDENGRSIKPENIVNETPTLLYTMKDQFPTADFQTPAVWLPHGILGISNSEILEIPQGSFGPFAGQLLVGDQGMSKISRVFMEKVNGEYQGGAIEFRNGFRSGVLRMAWAKDGSLFVGETNRGWGSAGEANEGLQRLAWNGNVPFEMLAVKAMPDGFEVEFTKPVDRKSAEDIASYRVESFLYKYHSVYGSPTVNKEALPIKGVKVSADGLKARLIVDNLRKYYIHQLTLDGVRGVEGSYSLVHPIAYYTLNNIPDGQKLTMSEVSTKNSALAPAATPAAAPATGKKATPTKKITTGASTLGGKPKLVEGQAVTMAKAPTYSEIKGLLTRHTCAACHQADKRQVGPAFADVAKRKYTNDQIVELIYNPKPQNWPDYATEMPPMPQVPKADALKIAAWINSLAATKSESATEPKP; this comes from the coding sequence ATGAAAAAACTATTTGTAACCCTCTTGGCCGCAGCAAGTCTGACAGCGGTACAGGCGCAGGAATCGCCAAAAGAGGAAGATTATTTTAAGATCTTAAAAGTAACGGCGCCGGAGGGTACCCTGCTGGAAGTAGGCGGTCTGACGGTGTTACCAGATGGTAGCCTGGGCGTAGCAACCCGCCGGGGCGACATCTGGATTGTCGAGAACCCAACCAGCCGTAAACCGTACTTCCGCAAGTTCGCGTCGGGTTTGCACGAAGTGCTGGGTCTTACCTCCCGAGATGGGGCTCTTTACTGCGCTCAACGGGGTGAACTGACCAAGCTGGTCGATACCAACAAAGACGGCAAAGCCGATGTCTTCGAAACCGTATACGCCTGGCCCTTATCAGGACATTACCACGAATACAGCTTCGGGCCAAAAATTGCGCCGGACGGTTCGTTTTTCGTAACGGGCAACGTAGCCTTCGGTGATGAAGAATGGTGGCGCGGTGAAAGTCGCGTACCCTGGCGGGGCTGGACAATGAACATCACCGAAAACGGCACCATGCAGCCTTGGGCAACCGGTATGCGCTCACCCTGCGGACTAGGTATTTACGACGGTCAGCTATTCTACGCCGATAACCAGGGCGACTGGATGGGATCGGGAGGAATCGTTCATGTCAAGAAAGGTGGGTTTGTGGGTCATCCTGCGGGTTTGCGTTGGTCCAATCAGCCTAATTCACCGGTTAAGCTTACGCCTGAGCAGTTCTACGCAAAAATCGACGAGCGCCGTCGACGGGACGAGAACGGACGCTCGATCAAACCCGAAAATATCGTTAACGAAACGCCTACGCTGCTCTACACGATGAAAGACCAGTTCCCAACCGCCGATTTCCAGACGCCCGCCGTTTGGTTGCCACACGGTATTCTGGGTATTTCCAATTCGGAGATTTTAGAGATTCCGCAGGGTTCATTTGGCCCATTTGCCGGACAGTTGCTGGTTGGCGATCAGGGGATGAGCAAAATCTCGCGGGTGTTCATGGAAAAAGTGAATGGTGAGTACCAGGGCGGAGCGATCGAGTTTCGGAATGGCTTCCGGTCGGGGGTCCTGCGGATGGCCTGGGCGAAAGACGGCTCTTTGTTTGTCGGTGAAACAAACCGGGGCTGGGGTTCAGCCGGGGAAGCCAACGAAGGACTACAGCGACTAGCCTGGAATGGCAACGTTCCGTTTGAAATGCTGGCGGTCAAAGCCATGCCCGATGGATTCGAAGTGGAGTTCACCAAACCCGTAGACCGCAAATCGGCAGAAGATATTGCTTCATACCGGGTCGAAAGTTTTCTGTACAAATACCACTCCGTCTATGGTAGCCCAACGGTCAATAAAGAAGCGCTGCCCATTAAAGGCGTGAAGGTATCTGCCGACGGTCTAAAAGCCCGCTTGATCGTTGATAATCTGCGAAAATATTACATTCACCAGCTTACGCTCGACGGTGTTCGGGGTGTTGAAGGATCGTACTCACTAGTACATCCAATTGCGTATTACACGCTCAACAACATTCCGGATGGACAGAAGCTAACTATGAGCGAGGTGAGCACGAAAAATTCAGCTCTCGCACCGGCTGCAACGCCTGCCGCTGCGCCTGCAACGGGCAAAAAAGCGACGCCAACGAAAAAGATCACTACTGGCGCATCCACGCTGGGAGGCAAGCCGAAACTGGTAGAAGGTCAGGCCGTAACGATGGCTAAAGCACCGACCTACAGCGAGATAAAAGGGTTGCTGACGCGTCACACCTGCGCAGCCTGCCATCAGGCCGATAAGCGTCAGGTAGGACCGGCTTTTGCTGATGTTGCCAAGCGCAAATACACCAACGACCAGATTGTCGAACTCATCTATAATCCTAAGCCGCAGAACTGGCCGGATTATGCAACGGAGATGCCACCCATGCCCCAAGTTCCCAAAGCGGACGCACTTAAGATTGCAGCCTGGATCAACTCGTTGGCCGCAACAAAGAGCGAATCGGCAACGGAACCCAAGCCGTAA
- a CDS encoding SusC/RagA family TonB-linked outer membrane protein, translating to MKQLIQSKSHALGLLLWAAFLFTHAALAQDRRVTGRVVSSKDQQTIPGVNVLVKNTQIGTTSDADGNFSLNTPPNATLVISAIGFTSREIAVGNQTQLTITLQEAEQSLNEVVVTALGIKKEAKRLGYATAVVTPEQVTTNRTVNFMNALQGKIAGVNISSLGTGAAGTSKIRIRGQSSFSGQNSPLIVVNGVPIDNTNFGQNNGNAGSDNSVGNRGANYSDGGDGLSSINPDDIEGMTVLKGGTAAALYGSRAKDGAILITTKTKGTGQGIGVTYNTNFTTDHPLDYTDYQYEYGQGEYGVRPTAPNPTSGVWSFGEKFQPGMTQVLFGGLTVPYEPVRNRINTFYRDGSSWTNSISISTGTERGGLNLSVSNLDNKGITRNNTYNRKTINLGFSYNLSPKLSVTGTINYSNEYNKNPPQIAQQDNSTPTVIYTVANSMPLDVLEANQINPSTGNEFVWSRFMNRTNPYFVMNYKFENIRRDRLFGNIAARYNFTDWLYLQGRVGQDYWSRDQDYNFPTGQASLAAAPAGFVNGNYVQESRRFREINADFLIGANRKFGAIGVDLTVGGNQLYRRSDLNSVLATDFIVRGLYVPQNGRVKDPLYGLSERKVNSLYGAAEISYKDVLFLNGTLRNDWFSTLAPGNRSILYPSLTGSFVFSQAFNNLPAWLNFGKVRAAYAQVGSDGDVAPYSNNLFYAVAANLFPNPSGQGQPVGTITSNTVPSASLRPSRVNEAEVGLELKLFNNRVGLDFAYYNKVTSDQIVSVQVSDASGYTSSLINSGQSRNRGVEVLLNLAPVRTKNFSWDVTLNGSYNKTKLLRLLTDDDGTPEKDYNNDKLPEQIVVGTGIYVGELRQVVGKELGQLYTYGYARDAQGRIIHGGDGLANRTATPVSFGSALPKYIGGITNSFNYKGVSLSFLIDFKLGGKMISGTNLNAFRHGLQKETLVGRGDADNKMVGVGVNANGETNAVRAFVQDYYSVGRSKSLGEQVLYDAGFWKLRQISVGYDFTKFLPKTLFIKGIRLNAVANNVAILKKWVPNIDPEQFGFSSDNLVGLESTGLPTTRSIGFNLNVRF from the coding sequence ATGAAACAGCTTATACAATCGAAAAGTCATGCGCTTGGTCTCTTGCTTTGGGCGGCTTTTCTCTTCACTCATGCCGCTTTGGCGCAGGATCGCCGGGTCACGGGCCGGGTCGTATCCAGCAAGGATCAGCAAACAATTCCGGGTGTCAATGTTCTCGTTAAGAACACGCAGATAGGAACAACGTCAGATGCGGATGGAAATTTCTCACTAAATACGCCCCCCAATGCCACCCTGGTAATCAGCGCTATTGGGTTCACAAGTCGGGAAATTGCGGTTGGCAACCAGACGCAGTTGACTATAACGCTCCAGGAAGCGGAGCAGAGTCTAAACGAGGTTGTGGTCACGGCCCTGGGTATCAAGAAAGAAGCGAAACGGCTAGGCTACGCAACCGCGGTTGTCACTCCCGAACAGGTTACGACCAACCGCACGGTTAACTTCATGAACGCCTTGCAGGGTAAAATAGCGGGGGTCAATATTTCCAGTCTCGGTACGGGTGCGGCAGGAACGAGTAAAATCCGTATTCGTGGCCAATCGTCCTTTTCGGGCCAAAATAGTCCGCTCATCGTCGTTAACGGGGTTCCTATCGACAATACGAACTTTGGTCAGAACAACGGAAACGCGGGTAGTGACAACTCCGTCGGCAACCGGGGTGCCAACTATTCGGATGGTGGCGACGGGCTTTCGTCCATCAACCCGGACGATATTGAAGGGATGACGGTACTGAAAGGTGGTACGGCGGCTGCTCTTTACGGATCGCGGGCCAAAGATGGTGCCATTCTGATCACGACCAAAACCAAAGGAACCGGACAGGGGATCGGAGTGACGTACAATACCAACTTTACGACGGACCACCCGCTCGACTATACTGATTATCAATACGAATACGGTCAGGGTGAATACGGCGTTCGGCCAACGGCTCCTAACCCGACATCGGGCGTATGGAGTTTCGGGGAGAAGTTTCAACCCGGCATGACACAGGTACTTTTTGGCGGTCTTACGGTCCCTTACGAACCGGTACGCAACCGCATCAACACGTTTTACCGCGACGGTTCGAGCTGGACAAATTCCATTTCTATATCGACCGGTACCGAACGCGGTGGGCTCAACCTGTCGGTGTCTAATCTGGACAATAAAGGCATTACCCGAAATAACACGTACAATCGCAAAACCATCAACCTCGGCTTTAGCTATAATCTCTCGCCAAAGCTGAGCGTTACGGGCACGATCAACTACTCGAACGAGTACAACAAAAACCCGCCCCAGATTGCCCAGCAGGACAACAGCACACCAACGGTCATTTACACCGTAGCCAACTCCATGCCGCTAGATGTACTGGAAGCCAATCAGATCAACCCCTCTACCGGCAACGAGTTCGTTTGGTCGCGGTTTATGAACCGGACGAATCCGTATTTCGTAATGAACTACAAGTTCGAGAACATTCGCCGGGATCGTCTGTTCGGCAACATTGCGGCCCGCTACAACTTTACGGACTGGCTGTATCTGCAAGGACGGGTTGGACAGGATTACTGGTCGCGTGATCAGGATTACAACTTTCCAACGGGTCAGGCATCGCTGGCAGCGGCTCCAGCCGGATTTGTTAACGGGAACTACGTTCAGGAATCACGCCGGTTTCGCGAGATCAACGCCGATTTCCTGATCGGTGCCAATCGCAAATTCGGTGCTATCGGTGTTGATCTCACGGTGGGCGGTAATCAGCTCTACCGCCGGAGTGATCTGAACAGTGTGCTGGCAACGGATTTCATCGTTCGCGGATTATACGTTCCGCAGAACGGACGCGTAAAAGATCCGCTGTACGGTCTGAGCGAACGGAAAGTTAACTCGCTGTACGGTGCCGCCGAAATATCGTACAAAGACGTGCTTTTCCTCAACGGGACACTCCGGAACGACTGGTTCTCGACGCTTGCTCCGGGCAACCGCAGCATTCTCTACCCATCGTTGACCGGAAGCTTTGTCTTCTCCCAAGCTTTCAACAACTTACCCGCCTGGCTGAACTTCGGTAAAGTCCGGGCCGCTTATGCGCAGGTCGGCAGCGACGGTGACGTAGCTCCTTACTCGAACAACTTGTTTTACGCCGTTGCGGCCAACCTGTTCCCCAATCCATCGGGCCAGGGTCAACCGGTCGGTACCATTACGTCGAACACGGTACCAAGCGCCAGCCTTCGCCCAAGCCGGGTAAACGAAGCCGAAGTGGGACTGGAATTAAAGCTGTTCAACAACCGGGTCGGTCTTGATTTTGCGTACTACAATAAAGTGACCAGCGACCAGATCGTTTCGGTACAGGTGTCTGACGCATCGGGGTATACGAGTTCTTTGATCAACAGCGGTCAGAGCCGGAACCGGGGCGTTGAGGTATTGCTGAATCTGGCTCCCGTTCGGACCAAGAATTTTTCGTGGGATGTCACTTTGAACGGCTCTTACAACAAGACTAAATTGCTGAGATTGCTGACTGATGATGACGGAACGCCCGAAAAAGATTACAACAATGATAAACTGCCCGAACAGATTGTCGTTGGTACGGGCATTTACGTGGGTGAACTGCGGCAGGTTGTTGGTAAAGAACTGGGTCAGTTGTACACCTATGGTTACGCGCGGGACGCTCAGGGACGTATTATTCACGGGGGCGATGGCTTAGCAAACCGGACCGCAACGCCCGTTTCGTTTGGCTCGGCTTTACCCAAATACATTGGCGGCATTACCAACTCGTTTAATTACAAAGGTGTCAGCCTATCGTTCCTGATCGATTTCAAACTGGGCGGTAAAATGATTTCGGGAACCAACCTGAATGCCTTCCGGCATGGCCTGCAAAAGGAAACGTTGGTTGGCCGGGGTGATGCCGATAACAAAATGGTCGGCGTTGGGGTGAACGCTAACGGGGAGACAAATGCCGTTCGGGCGTTTGTGCAGGATTACTACTCCGTTGGTCGCTCGAAAAGCCTCGGCGAGCAGGTTTTATACGATGCAGGCTTCTGGAAACTGCGTCAGATCAGCGTGGGCTATGACTTCACCAAGTTTTTACCCAAAACGCTGTTCATCAAAGGCATCCGTCTGAACGCAGTAGCCAATAACGTGGCCATCCTGAAAAAGTGGGTGCCAAACATCGATCCGGAACAATTTGGCTTTAGCTCGGATAACCTTGTCGGTCTCGAATCAACGGGTTTGCCCACCACACGTAGCATTGGCTTTAATCTTAATGTGCGATTCTAG
- a CDS encoding RNA polymerase sigma factor, producing MNTSLVNIPASTVNMTERESKTSQPLGETVRKERGRLLAFIRRRLPDPDEAEDVLQDVFVELTEAYRLAKPIERVASWLFSVARNKISDWYRKSQPNGARTVSLNSPGAIDDDEAPVLGEWLAVADDTGPESTFFRETFMDALTDALAELPDDQRDVFIQHELEGRSFKEMAAAWHVPINTLLSRKRYAVLHLRERLRDLYDDFIND from the coding sequence GTGAATACATCCCTTGTCAACATACCCGCGTCAACCGTCAACATGACTGAGCGTGAGAGCAAAACGTCCCAGCCACTTGGCGAAACGGTCCGTAAGGAACGCGGACGGCTACTGGCGTTCATCCGCCGACGACTGCCTGATCCCGACGAGGCCGAAGATGTGCTCCAGGATGTGTTCGTGGAACTGACCGAAGCGTACCGACTGGCTAAGCCCATCGAACGCGTTGCGTCGTGGCTGTTTTCCGTCGCCCGAAACAAGATCAGTGATTGGTACCGCAAAAGTCAGCCAAACGGTGCGCGTACTGTATCGCTGAACTCGCCCGGCGCTATCGATGATGATGAAGCGCCGGTATTGGGAGAGTGGCTAGCCGTGGCTGATGATACGGGGCCGGAAAGCACGTTTTTCCGCGAAACGTTCATGGACGCATTGACCGACGCGCTTGCCGAGTTGCCCGATGATCAACGCGACGTGTTTATTCAGCACGAACTGGAAGGCCGGAGTTTCAAAGAAATGGCGGCTGCGTGGCATGTACCGATTAATACGCTTCTGTCGCGCAAGCGATACGCCGTGCTACACCTTCGCGAACGGCTGCGCGATTTATACGATGATTTTATAAACGACTAA
- the egtD gene encoding L-histidine N(alpha)-methyltransferase: MAVHGNTLSEVIESDVDSALVEEVRTGLVKMPKRLSSRFFYDAEGSRIFQEIMHSPDYYLTRSEYEILETYKSELLHLFAAEQRPFDLVELGAGDGLKTKVLLGFFREKGAEFAYAPVDISADALEGLVSDVRQQWPDLQLKPQHDDYFNSLQQLSAESDARRIVLFLGSNIGNFAPDEAIDFYSQLNDKLQPGDIVLTGFDLQKNPALIHAAYNDRDDLTKAFNLNLLRRINRELDADFDLDAFDHYETYNPETGEARSYLVSQKTQTVRIQAIDMTVPFANGEIIHTEISRKFTRAQIEQLAEQTGFMVNGWFTDFKGYFADVVFVKK; encoded by the coding sequence ATGGCAGTTCACGGGAATACGCTTAGCGAAGTAATTGAAAGTGACGTTGATTCAGCCTTAGTCGAGGAGGTACGAACCGGGCTCGTAAAGATGCCCAAGCGACTGTCATCCCGTTTTTTCTACGACGCGGAAGGAAGCCGGATCTTTCAGGAGATCATGCATTCTCCAGACTATTACCTGACCCGTTCGGAATACGAAATTCTGGAAACGTACAAGTCAGAGCTTTTGCACTTGTTTGCCGCCGAACAACGCCCGTTTGATCTGGTCGAACTGGGCGCAGGTGATGGGCTGAAAACAAAGGTTTTGTTAGGTTTCTTCAGGGAGAAAGGCGCTGAGTTTGCGTATGCGCCGGTCGATATTTCAGCCGATGCACTCGAGGGTTTGGTGTCCGACGTACGCCAGCAGTGGCCCGATTTGCAACTCAAACCGCAGCACGATGATTATTTCAACTCGCTGCAACAGCTTTCTGCGGAGTCGGACGCCCGGCGGATCGTCTTATTCCTAGGATCGAACATCGGCAATTTCGCTCCCGACGAAGCCATCGATTTCTATAGTCAGCTAAATGATAAACTTCAACCCGGCGACATTGTGCTGACAGGTTTCGACTTACAAAAGAACCCGGCTTTGATTCACGCGGCTTATAACGACCGGGATGACCTGACGAAGGCTTTTAACCTAAACCTGCTCCGCCGAATCAACCGCGAACTCGACGCTGATTTTGATCTGGATGCCTTTGATCATTACGAAACGTATAATCCTGAAACGGGGGAGGCTCGTTCGTATCTGGTAAGCCAGAAAACGCAAACGGTCAGAATCCAGGCCATCGATATGACGGTTCCGTTTGCGAACGGAGAAATCATTCACACGGAGATTTCGCGCAAATTTACCCGCGCTCAGATTGAACAACTCGCGGAGCAGACTGGCTTTATGGTAAATGGCTGGTTCACCGATTTCAAGGGGTATTTTGCCGACGTGGTATTCGTTAAGAAATAA
- a CDS encoding family 16 glycoside hydrolase has protein sequence MLKPTTTARFCWLLGISWIVGVGLALAQPAPTPGNPIQLNDLSAFKPATPNWRIVGNVRAELGKPNVLVTEKGTGILASIPLDKAPADPKNPYKYNLFTTIEHGDLDLELDYMMASKSNSGVYLQGRYEIQLFDSWDNVGWGLQSPRTVDNGSIYERSDARRPEGQQNYDGHPARQNASRAPGLWQHLKISFQAPRFNAGGQKTENARMIRVELNGVVIHEDVELSGPTLAAAFNDEKPMGPLMLQGDHGAVAFRNIRYTTYDKPRPELLNLKYAVYKGKYEKEPEYDKTAPESEGASPKLSSSVSRIANDFLIRYTGTFRVNEPGEYSFNLGVAGGNGMLKINNQLVVPPNSSSNKGKATLPKGDLPFELFYAKSVGWFQPALALNVAGPGIREYLISDAAGTNSDDVDPILIDASTNTLLRSFMDLPADKSTQGKPVRVTHAISVGSPEQVHYTYDLDKGAVIQVWRGMFLDATPMWHDRGDGSSRPLGMVQRMGTPVLFLTKLASPQAAWPTDTTGSAYRPKGYVLDGSDRPTFRYQSNGHSIEDKIRVLEAGQGIRRELTVSNPASNLYARLASGSSISPLDNGMYLIDDQEYVRIDDAGGAKPIVREAGGQKELLVPVKEKLTYSILF, from the coding sequence ATGTTAAAACCTACGACTACAGCTCGCTTTTGCTGGCTGTTGGGCATTAGCTGGATCGTTGGCGTCGGGCTGGCTCTGGCCCAACCGGCTCCCACTCCTGGTAATCCTATTCAGCTCAACGATTTAAGCGCGTTTAAACCAGCAACGCCGAACTGGCGAATCGTCGGAAACGTCCGTGCTGAACTGGGCAAACCAAACGTACTTGTCACGGAAAAAGGCACGGGCATACTGGCAAGTATTCCGCTGGACAAAGCCCCGGCTGATCCCAAAAACCCGTACAAGTATAACCTGTTCACAACTATCGAACACGGTGATCTTGACCTGGAACTGGATTATATGATGGCCTCCAAATCCAATTCGGGTGTGTACCTGCAAGGCCGTTACGAGATTCAACTGTTCGACAGTTGGGACAACGTGGGCTGGGGATTGCAAAGCCCCCGAACGGTAGACAACGGTTCGATCTACGAGCGTTCAGACGCCAGACGCCCTGAAGGTCAGCAGAACTACGATGGTCACCCCGCGCGCCAGAATGCCAGCCGTGCACCCGGTTTATGGCAACACCTGAAAATTTCTTTTCAAGCCCCCCGCTTCAACGCCGGTGGTCAAAAGACAGAGAACGCCCGCATGATTCGCGTTGAACTGAACGGCGTTGTGATCCACGAAGATGTTGAACTGAGCGGTCCTACCCTAGCGGCTGCGTTCAACGATGAAAAGCCAATGGGTCCGCTCATGCTTCAGGGCGATCACGGAGCCGTAGCCTTTCGCAATATTCGCTACACGACTTACGACAAACCCCGCCCCGAACTGCTTAATTTGAAGTACGCGGTCTACAAAGGCAAATACGAAAAAGAGCCGGAATACGATAAGACGGCTCCCGAATCAGAAGGTGCATCGCCCAAACTGTCGTCATCGGTAAGCCGCATCGCGAATGATTTTCTGATTCGCTATACGGGTACCTTCCGGGTCAATGAACCCGGCGAATACAGCTTCAACTTGGGTGTGGCCGGTGGGAACGGTATGTTGAAGATCAACAACCAACTGGTCGTTCCGCCCAACAGCAGCAGTAACAAAGGAAAAGCTACCTTGCCAAAAGGTGATCTGCCGTTTGAGCTGTTCTACGCGAAATCCGTTGGCTGGTTCCAGCCCGCCCTCGCCCTGAACGTAGCCGGACCGGGCATTCGCGAATACCTGATCAGCGATGCCGCCGGAACAAACAGCGACGATGTTGATCCGATTCTTATCGATGCGTCGACAAATACGCTTCTTCGCAGCTTCATGGATTTGCCCGCTGACAAAAGCACACAGGGCAAGCCCGTTCGCGTAACGCACGCTATCTCGGTGGGTAGCCCCGAACAGGTTCATTACACTTACGATCTGGACAAAGGTGCGGTGATACAGGTATGGCGCGGGATGTTTCTGGATGCTACGCCGATGTGGCACGACCGGGGCGATGGCTCTTCACGTCCGCTCGGGATGGTACAACGGATGGGTACACCGGTACTTTTCCTGACCAAGCTGGCTTCGCCACAAGCGGCCTGGCCGACTGACACAACGGGTTCGGCGTATCGTCCGAAAGGCTACGTGCTGGACGGCAGCGACCGGCCCACGTTCCGCTATCAAAGCAACGGCCATTCAATCGAAGACAAAATTCGGGTGCTGGAAGCCGGACAAGGTATCCGACGCGAACTGACGGTCAGCAATCCGGCTAGCAATCTTTACGCGCGGTTGGCCAGTGGTAGCAGCATCAGCCCACTTGACAATGGCATGTACCTTATCGATGATCAGGAATATGTACGCATCGACGACGCCGGTGGGGCAAAGCCTATCGTTCGGGAAGCGGGAGGCCAGAAGGAGCTACTGGTACCTGTTAAGGAAAAACTGACCTATTCGATCTTGTTTTAA